The following proteins are encoded in a genomic region of Mycolicibacterium confluentis:
- a CDS encoding helix-turn-helix domain-containing protein, whose protein sequence is MEIPPSGEGSAAADVVGRLVDNLDEVTARTQRVLMEEVADLGGDAQLVQLLRDNVAANIDTVLSAIRHGIPVGHVEAPTAALEYARRLAQRDVSANALVRAYRIGHQAVLKILLEEIRASDLDPQRRLDVFDEILAVTFRYIDWITQQVLGVYQDEYDRWQQSRNRLQAAEIRGVLESDDDVDVDAVSTTLRYPLRATHVGLVLWCDASGDQDELSAMERYVHECAASVGARERALFVSADRLTAWAWLPVRSENITLAPIPEDSTLHVVAGRALPGVAGFRRSHRQAQLARRVMLAAGSPGDRPVSAAEPGLMLAGLAGTDLDEARAWVAAVLGPLATASPGDERLRETLRVFLRAGSSFKAAAGELHLHFNSVKYRVQRAAERRGRPITDDRLDVEVALLLCHWFGPAILTE, encoded by the coding sequence ATGGAGATCCCGCCCAGTGGCGAGGGTTCGGCCGCGGCGGACGTCGTCGGAAGGCTGGTCGACAATCTCGACGAGGTCACCGCCCGCACCCAGCGTGTGTTGATGGAGGAGGTGGCCGACCTCGGCGGCGACGCTCAGCTGGTGCAGCTGCTCCGGGACAACGTGGCCGCGAACATCGACACCGTCTTATCGGCGATTCGTCACGGCATCCCGGTGGGGCATGTGGAGGCGCCGACGGCCGCCCTGGAGTACGCGCGGCGCCTCGCGCAACGGGACGTGTCGGCCAATGCGCTGGTGCGTGCCTACCGGATCGGTCACCAGGCGGTGCTTAAGATCCTGCTTGAGGAGATCCGCGCCTCCGACCTGGATCCGCAACGTCGCCTCGACGTCTTCGACGAGATCCTCGCGGTGACGTTCCGCTACATCGACTGGATCACCCAGCAGGTGCTCGGCGTCTACCAGGACGAGTACGACAGGTGGCAGCAGAGTCGAAACCGACTGCAGGCAGCTGAGATCCGTGGCGTGTTGGAATCCGACGACGATGTCGACGTCGATGCGGTCTCGACCACATTGCGGTATCCGCTGCGGGCGACCCATGTGGGGTTGGTGCTGTGGTGCGACGCCTCCGGCGATCAGGATGAACTGAGCGCTATGGAGCGGTACGTACACGAGTGCGCCGCCTCGGTGGGAGCCCGCGAGCGCGCGCTGTTCGTTTCGGCTGACCGGCTCACTGCGTGGGCCTGGTTACCCGTCAGATCCGAGAACATCACGTTGGCGCCCATTCCCGAGGACTCGACCCTGCACGTTGTCGCGGGCCGCGCCCTGCCGGGAGTGGCGGGGTTTCGGCGGTCGCACCGGCAGGCACAGCTTGCCCGTCGCGTGATGCTCGCAGCGGGATCGCCTGGTGATCGGCCGGTCAGCGCGGCTGAGCCCGGACTGATGTTGGCGGGCCTGGCGGGAACTGATCTGGATGAGGCGCGCGCGTGGGTGGCCGCCGTCCTCGGACCGTTGGCCACGGCGAGTCCAGGCGACGAACGCCTGCGCGAAACGCTCCGGGTGTTCCTGCGCGCCGGTTCCAGTTTCAAGGCCGCCGCCGGCGAGCTTCACCTGCACTTCAACTCGGTCAAATACCGGGTGCAGCGTGCCGCCGAACGCCGCGGTCGACCCATCACCGATGACCGCCTCGACGTGGAAGTCGCGCTGCTCCTGTGCCATTGGTTCGGTCCCGCGATCCTCACGGAATGA
- a CDS encoding SDR family NAD(P)-dependent oxidoreductase has translation MNLQGHRALVTGSTAGIGLACARLLAGAGAEVIITGRDSARGESAVATHDRMRFIRADVADLASVDALLEQAGDIDVLVNNAATFPGALTVDQDVASFARTFDTNVRGAYFLTAAVAAGMVRRGRGSIVNVTSMVAAKGVPGASVYSASKAAVESLTRTWAAEFAGEGVRVNAVAPGPTNTEGVYAEWGDTNEELGRALPLGRTAEPDEIAQAVLFLASPRASFITGVVLPVDGGGRAV, from the coding sequence ATGAACCTGCAGGGACACCGCGCGCTCGTCACCGGGAGCACCGCGGGCATCGGCCTGGCCTGTGCCCGACTGTTGGCGGGGGCCGGCGCCGAGGTGATCATCACGGGACGCGACTCCGCCCGCGGCGAGAGCGCTGTCGCCACCCACGACCGGATGCGCTTCATCAGGGCCGATGTCGCCGACCTGGCCTCCGTGGACGCACTGCTTGAACAGGCCGGGGACATTGACGTTCTGGTGAACAACGCCGCGACCTTTCCCGGGGCGTTGACCGTCGACCAGGACGTCGCGTCGTTCGCGCGGACATTCGACACCAACGTCCGCGGCGCTTACTTCCTGACCGCCGCGGTGGCGGCAGGGATGGTGCGGCGCGGTCGGGGGAGCATCGTCAATGTCACGTCGATGGTGGCCGCCAAGGGTGTCCCGGGCGCGTCTGTGTACAGCGCTTCGAAGGCTGCGGTGGAGTCCTTGACGCGCACGTGGGCGGCCGAATTCGCAGGCGAGGGCGTCCGCGTCAACGCCGTGGCCCCAGGACCGACGAACACCGAAGGTGTGTACGCCGAATGGGGCGACACCAACGAAGAACTCGGCCGCGCACTGCCTTTGGGCCGCACCGCCGAACCCGACGAGATCGCGCAGGCCGTGCTCTTCCTGGCGTCTCCGCGCGCCAGCTTCATCACCGGCGTGGTCCTGCCCGTCGACGGGGGCGGCAGAGCCGTGTGA
- a CDS encoding ester cyclase: protein MPKPSAPMLEEFRIFAETDIRSDEDLDDVADKICALFTEDCVLEDLSSTEVVRGRAELHPYCKELFGPYSNVRIEPTEIIDTGTTSIMRLIISGDHTGELYGLAPTGIRVSFPAIAIYKCNDEMTMVAHETLAYDTGVIIDQVKAASSGT from the coding sequence ATGCCCAAGCCGAGCGCCCCGATGCTCGAGGAGTTCCGCATCTTCGCCGAGACCGACATCCGGTCCGACGAGGATCTCGACGATGTCGCAGACAAGATCTGCGCGCTCTTCACCGAAGACTGCGTTCTGGAGGATCTGTCGAGTACCGAAGTCGTCCGTGGTCGCGCCGAACTGCATCCCTATTGCAAGGAACTCTTCGGCCCGTACTCGAACGTCCGGATCGAACCGACCGAGATCATCGACACGGGTACCACCTCGATTATGCGATTGATCATCTCCGGTGACCACACGGGCGAGCTGTACGGGTTGGCGCCCACCGGAATTCGGGTGAGCTTTCCGGCGATTGCCATCTATAAGTGCAACGACGAGATGACCATGGTCGCCCACGAGACTCTGGCCTATGACACAGGTGTCATCATCGATCAGGTCAAAGCGGCAAGCAGCGGCACGTAG
- a CDS encoding fatty acid desaturase, which translates to MALREALDDTAATPRHALPDPGAPAPRLAVPTVAILVGGWIAFVTSTIGYVQGWMPAGVTIAVNAVVTFLMFTVGHEAIHYAVSTTRWVNGLVGRLAWLLVVPIISFPTYAFVHIEHHRHSNDDENDPDAWASHSRWWQMPLRWPFPEVLYGRFILRTLRSRPKAEVVETLGLLTLSTIGLIAAVATGNLWTLAVVFLIPQRIGLVVLVWWFDWLPHHGLADTQRSNRYGATRLRVGMEWLYTPLMLSQNYHLVHHLHPSVPFYRYRKTWRRNEDAYLQREAAISTVFGQQLNPTEYREWKRLNGRLSRVVPVHMPPRSSATHAVLHRIPVASVDPITDDSTLVTFAVPESLREEFRFEPGQHVTIRTSLRGEETRRSYSICAPATRAQLRIAVKHIPGGVFSEFVAHHLRPGDVLDVMTPAGRFGTPLDPLARRHYVGLVAGSGITPVLSILETVLEIETDSRFTLIYGNRTRESTMFRHALARLESRYSDRLEIRHVLSGAQQHTPELRGRIDTDKLRRWLTTSLHPDTVDEWFICGPPDMSTAARDTLAAHGVDVDRIHLELFTGYPTPAVPRRDYSSAAVTFTLAGQQTAFDLEAGDTILEGALQRRPDAPYSCMGGACGTCRAKLVDGTVEMDQNFALGPAELDAGYVLTCQAHPTSASVSVDYDA; encoded by the coding sequence ATGGCGCTCAGAGAAGCGCTCGACGACACGGCGGCGACACCCCGCCACGCGTTGCCGGATCCGGGTGCCCCGGCGCCCAGGCTCGCGGTGCCGACCGTGGCGATCCTCGTGGGTGGGTGGATTGCGTTCGTGACGTCCACGATCGGCTACGTCCAGGGCTGGATGCCGGCCGGCGTGACGATCGCGGTCAACGCGGTGGTCACGTTCCTGATGTTCACCGTGGGGCATGAGGCGATCCACTACGCGGTCAGCACCACCCGATGGGTCAACGGTCTGGTCGGCCGGTTGGCGTGGCTGTTGGTCGTACCGATCATCTCGTTCCCCACGTACGCCTTCGTCCACATCGAGCACCACCGGCACTCCAATGACGACGAGAACGATCCCGATGCCTGGGCCTCACACTCCCGGTGGTGGCAGATGCCGTTGCGCTGGCCATTCCCCGAGGTGCTCTACGGCCGGTTCATCCTGCGCACCCTGCGGAGTCGGCCGAAGGCCGAAGTCGTCGAAACCCTGGGGCTTCTCACGCTGAGCACGATCGGGTTGATCGCCGCCGTCGCCACCGGCAACCTGTGGACGCTTGCGGTGGTGTTCCTGATTCCCCAACGGATCGGCCTGGTGGTCCTGGTGTGGTGGTTCGACTGGCTCCCCCACCACGGGTTGGCCGACACCCAACGCAGCAACCGCTACGGCGCGACGCGTCTTCGGGTCGGCATGGAGTGGCTGTACACCCCGCTGATGCTGTCGCAGAACTACCACCTGGTGCATCACCTGCATCCGTCGGTGCCGTTCTACCGGTACCGAAAGACGTGGCGCCGCAACGAGGATGCCTACCTGCAGCGCGAGGCCGCGATCTCCACGGTGTTCGGCCAACAGCTGAACCCCACGGAGTACCGGGAGTGGAAGCGACTCAACGGAAGGCTGAGTCGCGTGGTGCCGGTGCACATGCCACCGCGGTCGAGCGCCACCCACGCTGTGCTGCACCGCATCCCGGTGGCATCGGTGGACCCGATCACCGACGACAGCACACTGGTGACCTTCGCCGTGCCCGAGTCGCTGCGGGAGGAGTTCCGGTTCGAGCCTGGCCAGCACGTCACCATTCGCACCAGTCTGCGCGGCGAGGAGACCCGCCGCAGCTACTCGATCTGCGCCCCCGCGACCCGGGCCCAACTGCGCATCGCCGTCAAACACATTCCCGGGGGCGTGTTCTCAGAGTTCGTCGCCCACCATCTGCGACCCGGCGACGTGTTGGACGTGATGACTCCCGCTGGGCGCTTCGGCACACCCCTGGATCCGCTGGCACGGCGGCACTACGTCGGTTTGGTCGCCGGCAGCGGAATCACCCCGGTGCTGTCGATCCTTGAAACGGTGCTGGAGATCGAGACCGACAGCCGGTTCACGCTGATCTACGGCAACCGGACCAGGGAGTCGACGATGTTCCGGCACGCCCTGGCCCGGTTGGAGTCCCGCTACTCCGACCGCCTCGAGATCCGACACGTGCTGTCCGGGGCGCAGCAGCACACCCCGGAGTTGCGCGGTCGGATCGACACCGACAAGCTGCGCCGGTGGCTGACCACCAGCCTGCACCCCGACACCGTCGACGAGTGGTTCATCTGCGGTCCGCCCGACATGAGCACCGCGGCCCGCGACACCCTCGCCGCGCACGGCGTCGATGTGGACCGCATCCATCTGGAGCTCTTCACCGGCTACCCCACCCCGGCGGTCCCCCGTCGTGACTATTCCAGTGCCGCAGTCACGTTCACTCTGGCCGGACAGCAGACCGCGTTCGACCTCGAGGCCGGCGACACCATTCTCGAAGGCGCCCTGCAGCGCCGGCCCGATGCGCCCTACTCGTGCATGGGTGGGGCCTGCGGCACCTGCCGAGCCAAACTCGTGGACGGCACGGTGGAGATGGATCAGAACTTCGCACTCGGGCCCGCAGAACTGGACGCAGGTTATGTGCTGACCTGCCAGGCACATCCGACGAGCGCGAGCGTGTCGGTCGACTACGACGCCTGA
- a CDS encoding NADP-dependent succinic semialdehyde dehydrogenase: MAIATVNPTTGVTECSFEPLTSEELETRLARASTGLTKLRNTSLEERTVLLDRLADILDDEVDRMAAIMTTEMGKTLASAKAEVRKCALGCRYYAKNAAAMLAAEPADATAVGAARAEVRYQPLGVVLAVMPWNFPAWQAIRFIAPALAAGNAVLLKHASNVPQSALLIEELVARAGFPEGAMQTLLITSDQVASVLRDERVAAATLTGSENAGRAVASLAGEQLKKMVLELGGSDPFIVLPSADVERAAEVAVTARTQNNGQSCIAAKRFIVHQDVYEAFTDAFVSRMAALRVGDPTDPETEVGPLASRSGVTEMTELVEDARSKGARVLCGGAALEGDGWFYPPTVVADISAEMRLFHEEAFGPLASLYRVASLDEAICLANATRFGLGSSVWTDDDDEVAHCVESIESGAVFVNGMTASFPELPFGGVKLSGYGRELSLYGLREFCNAKTVWVR, from the coding sequence ATGGCAATCGCAACCGTCAACCCCACCACCGGGGTGACCGAATGCAGCTTCGAGCCGCTGACATCCGAAGAACTCGAGACGCGGTTGGCGCGTGCGTCGACCGGGTTGACGAAGCTCCGCAACACCAGCCTCGAAGAGCGGACTGTCCTGCTCGATCGGCTGGCCGACATCCTGGACGACGAGGTCGATCGGATGGCCGCGATCATGACCACCGAGATGGGCAAGACCCTCGCTTCGGCCAAGGCCGAGGTTCGTAAGTGTGCGCTCGGGTGTCGGTACTACGCGAAGAACGCCGCAGCCATGCTCGCGGCGGAGCCCGCCGACGCCACCGCAGTGGGAGCAGCCCGCGCTGAGGTCCGGTATCAACCCTTGGGCGTCGTTCTTGCCGTGATGCCCTGGAACTTCCCCGCATGGCAGGCCATTCGATTCATTGCCCCAGCACTTGCGGCCGGTAACGCTGTGCTGCTCAAGCACGCATCGAATGTTCCGCAGAGTGCGCTGCTCATCGAGGAACTCGTCGCCAGGGCCGGCTTTCCTGAAGGCGCGATGCAGACCCTGCTCATCACGAGCGACCAGGTCGCATCGGTGCTCCGCGACGAGCGGGTGGCGGCCGCCACGCTGACGGGAAGCGAGAACGCGGGACGCGCGGTGGCGTCCTTGGCGGGCGAGCAGTTGAAGAAGATGGTGTTGGAGCTCGGGGGATCGGACCCTTTCATCGTCCTGCCGTCGGCAGACGTCGAACGTGCCGCCGAAGTCGCTGTCACCGCCCGAACGCAGAACAACGGTCAGTCCTGTATCGCGGCAAAGCGTTTCATCGTGCACCAGGACGTGTACGAGGCGTTCACGGACGCGTTCGTGTCGCGGATGGCGGCACTGCGTGTCGGCGACCCCACCGACCCCGAGACGGAGGTGGGCCCACTCGCGAGCCGGTCCGGTGTCACTGAGATGACCGAACTGGTGGAGGACGCCAGGTCCAAGGGCGCGCGGGTCCTCTGCGGCGGTGCTGCGCTCGAGGGTGATGGATGGTTCTATCCCCCAACCGTTGTCGCCGATATCAGCGCCGAAATGCGGTTGTTCCATGAAGAGGCGTTCGGCCCCCTGGCGTCCCTGTACCGCGTGGCGAGCCTCGATGAGGCCATCTGTCTGGCCAATGCCACCCGGTTCGGTCTCGGATCCAGCGTGTGGACCGACGATGACGATGAGGTGGCGCACTGTGTGGAGTCGATCGAGTCTGGCGCGGTGTTCGTGAACGGGATGACCGCCTCATTCCCCGAACTTCCCTTCGGCGGCGTCAAGTTGAGCGGCTACGGACGCGAACTGTCGCTGTACGGACTCCGCGAGTTCTGCAACGCCAAAACCGTCTGGGTACGCTGA
- a CDS encoding biotin/lipoyl-containing protein, with protein sequence MTGSLITMPQFGETVTEATVLQWLCKVGDTVTAFTPVLEIATDKVDTEVPAPVTGRVTELLVAEGDTVPVGTPLARIDTVLAVEEDLPSADTPDSPKTVVWRHTQSPRKRRSTAATEVSPRRHQLSPRQRRSAALEAAERAPEVEQTVVTATAAPRTVMSAPASAPTTPPTLAQDSPREVTGTAVQPLSAPTLPRFAVAELDVTPLSGTPIDTTLITAAVAASLFTSVHRRRLTDGDAVELAVDGRHIPRARDLTPAAIRARIADGKGAAPTGAAAWIGVEDVGKLGLSSVTSPLDDGYRLQVCVGATVERAVVTTAASGRPVIEFISAATVSVAADPSITTTQIGQLIDDIRTRISDPRWVAELRES encoded by the coding sequence GTGACCGGGTCCCTGATCACGATGCCGCAGTTCGGTGAGACCGTCACCGAAGCGACCGTCCTGCAGTGGTTGTGCAAGGTCGGCGACACGGTGACGGCGTTCACGCCCGTTCTGGAGATCGCCACCGACAAGGTGGACACCGAAGTTCCGGCGCCGGTGACTGGGCGTGTCACGGAACTGCTGGTGGCAGAGGGCGACACCGTTCCCGTCGGAACCCCCCTCGCGCGAATCGACACCGTGTTGGCCGTAGAGGAGGACCTCCCGTCGGCAGACACCCCGGACTCGCCGAAGACTGTCGTGTGGCGGCACACCCAGAGTCCTCGGAAACGCAGATCGACTGCGGCAACGGAGGTGTCACCACGCCGGCACCAGCTGAGCCCGCGGCAGCGACGGTCGGCTGCTCTGGAAGCGGCAGAGCGCGCTCCAGAGGTTGAACAGACGGTGGTGACCGCGACTGCTGCACCCCGCACAGTCATGTCCGCGCCAGCGTCGGCGCCAACGACGCCGCCGACGCTGGCGCAGGACAGTCCGCGCGAGGTCACGGGCACAGCAGTGCAACCGTTGTCCGCGCCGACGTTGCCCAGGTTTGCGGTCGCCGAACTGGACGTGACACCCCTGAGTGGAACGCCCATCGACACCACGCTGATCACTGCCGCTGTCGCGGCGAGCCTCTTCACGAGTGTGCATCGCCGCCGCCTGACCGATGGTGATGCGGTCGAGCTCGCCGTGGACGGACGCCACATCCCGCGGGCGCGGGACCTGACACCGGCGGCGATCCGGGCGCGCATCGCGGATGGCAAGGGCGCGGCGCCGACAGGAGCCGCCGCATGGATCGGCGTGGAGGATGTGGGCAAACTGGGACTGTCCAGCGTGACCAGCCCGCTTGACGATGGGTACCGCCTCCAGGTCTGCGTCGGTGCCACCGTCGAACGAGCGGTCGTCACCACCGCGGCATCCGGCCGACCAGTGATCGAGTTCATCAGCGCGGCCACAGTTTCCGTCGCCGCAGACCCGTCGATCACCACCACACAGATCGGCCAACTCATCGACGACATCCGCACCCGGATATCCGACCCCAGATGGGTCGCCGAACTGCGCGAGTCGTAG
- a CDS encoding SDR family NAD(P)-dependent oxidoreductase, translated as MFDLTGKTAVITGAAMGIGKCCAERLSGAGAYVYVLDLDAEAGQAVAEACGGTFIQTDVADESSVANAMKQAGERTGTLDIVVNNAGISLTRQNIDEISTDRFMRHIEVNSLGVLYGMQYARPFMKEGGAIINTSSILGQYVAPGYGSYNASKFAVVGLTKTAAVEYGRDGIRVNCICPTAVNTPMLAEFADGQQEVNAFSKTSAISSIIEPEHVAALVHFLSADDCPVITGQALHIDCGMTAGVSWAEWTEAAPA; from the coding sequence GTGTTCGATTTGACGGGAAAGACCGCGGTCATCACCGGAGCCGCAATGGGGATTGGAAAGTGCTGTGCTGAAAGGCTTTCCGGTGCGGGTGCCTACGTCTACGTGCTCGACTTGGATGCGGAGGCCGGTCAGGCGGTGGCGGAGGCCTGCGGCGGCACCTTCATCCAGACTGACGTCGCCGACGAGAGCAGTGTCGCCAACGCAATGAAGCAGGCGGGTGAGCGCACCGGCACGCTGGACATCGTGGTCAATAACGCTGGTATCTCGCTGACTCGGCAGAACATCGACGAGATCTCCACGGATCGGTTCATGAGGCACATCGAGGTCAACAGCCTCGGTGTTCTGTACGGCATGCAGTACGCGCGCCCGTTCATGAAGGAGGGCGGTGCGATCATCAACACATCGTCGATCCTCGGTCAGTACGTGGCGCCCGGATACGGCTCCTACAACGCCTCGAAGTTCGCCGTGGTGGGCCTGACCAAGACCGCCGCGGTCGAGTACGGGCGCGACGGCATCAGGGTCAACTGCATCTGTCCGACGGCAGTGAACACGCCGATGCTGGCCGAGTTCGCCGACGGACAGCAGGAGGTCAACGCCTTCTCCAAGACCTCGGCGATCAGCAGCATCATCGAACCCGAGCACGTCGCTGCCCTCGTGCACTTCCTGTCCGCTGACGACTGCCCGGTCATCACGGGACAAGCTCTGCACATCGACTGCGGTATGACGGCGGGTGTCAGCTGGGCAGAGTGGACTGAGGCCGCTCCGGCCTAG
- a CDS encoding MBL fold metallo-hydrolase → MSTANLATSAGLVHDELVPSRYALQVGDLDVLVISDGVLPIPAETLATNAGAADLAAWLKEMFLPPDLIDWPLNVAVVRSGERTILIDSGLGLEFPDFPRAGRLALRLEAAGIDPESVTDVVLTHLHMDHVGGLLSDALRGRMRQDLRIHLATAEADFWAAPDFSRTAMPAPVPEVLRSVASRFLDVYRHQLRPFEREYEVAPGVVVSRTGGHTPGHSIVRLESSGDRLTFAGDAVFQVGADQPDWHNGFEHDPEEAARVRVRLLRELAATGESLVATHLPFPSVCKVAVAGDAFRFVPTVWDY, encoded by the coding sequence ATGAGCACAGCCAACCTCGCCACGTCGGCCGGACTCGTGCACGACGAGTTGGTTCCGTCCCGATACGCCCTACAGGTCGGGGATCTCGACGTACTGGTGATCAGCGACGGGGTGCTGCCAATCCCGGCGGAGACGCTGGCCACCAATGCCGGTGCGGCCGATCTGGCGGCCTGGCTCAAGGAGATGTTCCTACCGCCGGATCTGATCGACTGGCCGCTGAATGTCGCGGTGGTGCGCAGTGGTGAACGGACCATCCTCATCGATTCCGGTCTGGGACTGGAGTTTCCGGACTTTCCGCGGGCCGGACGGCTGGCCCTGCGGCTTGAGGCCGCCGGCATCGATCCGGAATCCGTCACCGATGTCGTGCTCACCCACCTGCACATGGACCACGTCGGAGGTCTGCTCAGCGACGCGCTGCGGGGACGGATGCGTCAAGATCTGCGGATTCACCTGGCGACGGCCGAGGCCGACTTCTGGGCGGCGCCCGACTTCTCCCGTACGGCCATGCCCGCACCGGTGCCCGAGGTGCTGCGTTCGGTCGCCTCACGATTCCTGGACGTCTACCGCCACCAGTTGCGGCCATTCGAAAGGGAATACGAAGTGGCCCCCGGCGTCGTGGTCTCCCGCACCGGTGGTCACACGCCCGGCCACAGCATCGTCCGCCTCGAGTCGAGTGGTGATCGATTGACGTTCGCCGGTGACGCGGTGTTCCAGGTGGGTGCTGATCAACCCGACTGGCACAACGGTTTCGAGCACGACCCGGAGGAGGCGGCACGAGTCCGAGTCCGACTCCTGCGGGAACTCGCGGCCACGGGTGAGTCGTTGGTGGCAACCCATCTGCCGTTCCCCTCCGTGTGCAAGGTGGCAGTCGCCGGGGACGCCTTCCGGTTTGTGCCGACGGTGTGGGACTACTGA
- the surE gene encoding 5'/3'-nucleotidase SurE produces the protein MTTSAQVATASNESGAPTHVLLTNDDGYDKEGLQALRAALIAAGFRVTVMAPAANKSGVGRGVTCHGPVVVRLHDDDGHGNRVYSCAGTPADCVRVAVLSDVIDPVDVVASGINHGVNMGDDSTFSGTIGAALEGALLRIPSIAFSQQDDAGDISMVSRGAHHFLATDLAVRATRTLVENPPPPRVIASVNFPHGVKEPAVQKAQLSPFSYQRNWTPAEMLSEDSWNVWAYAKPGHPDPEVNTSAGTDYAAVIGGAASVSAVRADWDGLSDAPTGVNAWLDAFVARLGAPGL, from the coding sequence ATGACAACGAGCGCCCAGGTGGCCACCGCGTCGAACGAATCGGGTGCACCGACGCACGTGCTCCTCACCAACGACGACGGATACGACAAGGAGGGGCTGCAGGCGCTCCGCGCGGCGTTGATCGCGGCGGGATTCCGTGTGACCGTGATGGCACCGGCGGCCAACAAGAGTGGTGTCGGTCGTGGCGTCACGTGCCATGGACCCGTGGTGGTGCGCCTGCATGACGATGATGGCCATGGCAATCGGGTCTATTCGTGCGCGGGGACACCGGCCGACTGTGTTCGAGTTGCGGTCCTTTCGGACGTGATCGACCCAGTCGACGTCGTCGCCTCAGGAATCAACCACGGCGTCAACATGGGCGACGATTCGACCTTCTCCGGCACGATCGGCGCGGCCCTGGAGGGCGCGCTTCTGCGAATCCCGTCCATCGCGTTCTCGCAGCAGGACGACGCGGGTGACATCTCGATGGTGTCGCGCGGGGCCCACCATTTCCTGGCGACAGACCTCGCGGTGCGGGCCACCAGAACTCTCGTCGAGAACCCGCCCCCGCCCAGGGTCATCGCCAGTGTCAACTTCCCGCATGGAGTCAAAGAACCCGCGGTGCAGAAGGCACAGCTGAGTCCGTTCAGCTATCAACGGAACTGGACGCCCGCTGAGATGCTGAGCGAGGACTCCTGGAACGTATGGGCCTACGCGAAACCGGGCCACCCGGACCCTGAGGTGAACACCAGCGCCGGCACAGATTACGCCGCCGTCATCGGCGGTGCAGCGAGTGTCTCCGCCGTGAGGGCTGACTGGGACGGGCTGTCAGACGCTCCCACGGGCGTGAACGCGTGGCTCGACGCCTTCGTCGCCCGCCTGGGGGCGCCGGGCCTCTGA
- a CDS encoding TetR/AcrR family transcriptional regulator, with product MVESASASGRAPSGAAAADLARILMHLRRRVTSGSDTRQGIMETAISLFARRGYAGTSMRDIAAVVGIKAASLYAHFPDGKEQMLVDGLREIFEQFLAFVLAGIDVDMSAEEQLRSVVAQHTRWQLESEEKASAWDAAADGVGVADVLSSANLKEIHALRAMYHGYVENLVGELCVSETAVERSRAVLALCDQAKRWHVSGGGRYDSTEEVAEFVWELVRELVLVAKR from the coding sequence GTGGTCGAATCTGCCTCAGCGTCTGGGCGCGCTCCATCTGGTGCGGCTGCGGCCGACCTCGCGCGGATCCTGATGCATCTGCGGCGCCGTGTCACGTCTGGAAGTGACACGCGTCAAGGGATTATGGAGACTGCAATCTCCCTTTTCGCTCGGCGGGGATATGCCGGCACATCGATGCGTGATATCGCGGCTGTGGTGGGAATCAAGGCGGCGAGCCTGTACGCGCACTTTCCGGACGGCAAAGAGCAGATGCTGGTCGACGGTCTGCGAGAGATCTTCGAGCAGTTTCTTGCTTTCGTGCTGGCGGGAATCGACGTGGACATGAGTGCCGAAGAGCAGCTGCGCAGTGTGGTCGCCCAGCACACCCGCTGGCAGCTGGAGTCGGAAGAAAAGGCGTCGGCATGGGATGCCGCGGCAGACGGGGTTGGTGTCGCCGACGTCTTGTCCTCGGCAAATCTCAAAGAAATTCACGCACTGCGCGCGATGTACCACGGCTACGTCGAGAATCTGGTCGGCGAACTGTGCGTCAGTGAGACTGCTGTTGAGCGGTCACGCGCCGTTCTTGCATTGTGCGACCAAGCGAAGCGTTGGCACGTGAGTGGTGGAGGGCGATACGACTCCACCGAAGAAGTGGCGGAATTCGTTTGGGAACTTGTGCGTGAACTGGTCCTCGTCGCGAAGCGGTAG